ATACTTTCTGCTCTGATTATGGGTGGTGCTCAGGGAGGAATTAGCGGAACTGGCAGTTACATTGGTAAAACTCTTGTTAGCGTTATTGATGAATATAATAAAGGTAATATTGCCGAAGCTGTTGATCACCAAAACTTTGCACAGGAAGTTATCAATGTTATTGCTCGTTACAGAGGCAATATTGTTGCCGGAAAACGAATAATGAAATTCTTAGGTATTGATTTGGGTATCAATCGTACTCCATTCCAGAATGTAACATCTGAAGAAGAAGCTATAATAAGAAAAGAGCTTGAAGCAATCGGTTTCTTCGAACGATGCAACAAGCTCTGATCATTATTTATAATGATTGATTAACTATTTGATGAGGTCAGTCAGTTTAACAGCCTGGAAGGTCATGTGTGCTACACTACTTTCGTAAAGGATGCCAACTGTCTCCTCATCAATCATAGTTAAGCATGAATAACCCCAACCGTAATCCTCATCAAGCAATACATCATATTCTGTCGGGAATGTTAATCCACCATCTAAGCTTGCTTTGATAGTAATATTATTTCTGCCCTTTGTTGTATTGGGATTTGAGAAAAGGAGTATATCCTTACCAATTATATTATCTTCTGCTTTAACACTTATCAAACTTGCCATACAAACCGGCTCCTGAAGTACGCTGCGTGATGATGGATGTTCCTTCCATGTTTTACCCAGATCGGTAGTTATAGCAACAGCCCTGCTCCCTCCTCTGTTATCTCTCATGTTTAGCATTAACACACCCGGCTCAACTTCCACCACTTGTGCTTCTGTTGTGTTAGATCTTGCAGGATTGTGAATTTTCCATGTCTCTCCATGATCCTTACTATACATTATGCCTGCATGAGGCATTCTTTCTGAGTCGATAAACTGAATTGCAAACACTAATGTTCCATCTTCCATTGTTATACCTTTACCGGGGCCTTGCAGTAAAAAGTTCCATGAAGGATCTTTAACCTGCTCTGTAATATTAATAGGCTCAGACCAGGTTTTGCCATCATCTGTACTTTTACTTAATACCAGCTGAGCTGTAGTCTCTTTTCCATTTCCTGACATTGAGTTTGTCCATGCTCTGCCATTCCCCATACCGTGTGTCCATGCTGCAATAACCCAGATAGTACCTGTTTTTTTGTCAACAAGAATTGCCGGATCACCTACTCCATTCTGTGCCTTTGGCATACCATCAGTTTCACCAAAACTTAAAGGTAATCTCATTTTCTCCCATGTTTGACCTTTATCTGTACTTCTGCTTAGTCCAACATCAACATATTCCTGCAGATCTACACTACTGTTATAACGTACATCGTATACACCTAAAAGTGTACCCTCATTTGAAGTATCTAATCCTGGTATTCTGAAAGAGGCAGAACCATCATCACCAGCATGTCTCACACCAATTCCCAGTCTATGAACTGCCTTCTCTGAAAACATTGATAAAGGTGCATCCTTACCATCAAGTTTTACAGAACTCATTTCCACATCTATTTTTGAGACAAGAGAGCTGTTGGGTTTCATCTGCAAACTTACCCAGAAGTAGTTAATACCAGGGAATAGTTTATAATTGGGAGAAAAAACTACATCGTTGCCAGGTGACTTCTCTTCACTAATTTTTATGGAGTATGACTCATTGGCTGATAAAGTCTCTCCGGGTGAGTGACTGGATATATATTGTCCCACAGGTGCAAAATGAAGCTCTCCTCTTCTTTGCGGTGCTTCAGTACCGCTATAATAAAGTTTTACTGATGCAATTTCGCTAAGGTTTACTTCATCTGCAAAGCGAAGCTTTATCTCATTCAGCTCTTTGGAACTCTTGGCATCAATCCTTACATAGAATAATACATTGTCGGTTCTGTCAATAAGAATCGGAATCTTGGTCTGCTTTACCTGTACTGTATCAGCAGCCTGAATTATAAAAGTAAGTGCAAAAAGTTGCAACAAAAAAAGTAAAGAGATTTTAGTTTTCATAAAAAAAGTTAGTTTGTTTGTATAATATTTTAATAATACTGGTGTATATAATTAGTAAATATAGT
This portion of the Lascolabacillus massiliensis genome encodes:
- a CDS encoding sialidase family protein; translation: MKTKISLLFLLQLFALTFIIQAADTVQVKQTKIPILIDRTDNVLFYVRIDAKSSKELNEIKLRFADEVNLSEIASVKLYYSGTEAPQRRGELHFAPVGQYISSHSPGETLSANESYSIKISEEKSPGNDVVFSPNYKLFPGINYFWVSLQMKPNSSLVSKIDVEMSSVKLDGKDAPLSMFSEKAVHRLGIGVRHAGDDGSASFRIPGLDTSNEGTLLGVYDVRYNSSVDLQEYVDVGLSRSTDKGQTWEKMRLPLSFGETDGMPKAQNGVGDPAILVDKKTGTIWVIAAWTHGMGNGRAWTNSMSGNGKETTAQLVLSKSTDDGKTWSEPINITEQVKDPSWNFLLQGPGKGITMEDGTLVFAIQFIDSERMPHAGIMYSKDHGETWKIHNPARSNTTEAQVVEVEPGVLMLNMRDNRGGSRAVAITTDLGKTWKEHPSSRSVLQEPVCMASLISVKAEDNIIGKDILLFSNPNTTKGRNNITIKASLDGGLTFPTEYDVLLDEDYGWGYSCLTMIDEETVGILYESSVAHMTFQAVKLTDLIK